The Hippoglossus hippoglossus isolate fHipHip1 chromosome 4, fHipHip1.pri, whole genome shotgun sequence DNA window GCACGGCGATAGGAGCCTGAGCAACACAAATGAAACATCAAACACATTGGAGGGTGAGAAGTTTGATATGAAACCCTGTTGAGACTATTGTACTGGCtccattaaattaaataaatatgcaaatggCATTAACTGAAACGCCTGTAGTTAGAAAGAATAATTGTGAAGGTTGGATCCAGATCAAAACCAAGACTGGATTTTGGGATGTAATCTGATATTAGAATTCTGATTTATCTTATCAGCCCTTCCAAAGATGAAAgggaacctgtggtagccttcagttgtcttaaaaactcaaaaggtgtttagtttatccagtttgggctactgtaaaaaatatggcggcctctgtagagaggacccactcctgatgtaaatataaagtattgaaatataaaaggctcattctggggtaaagaaaataacaattcatacactttagatgaaacacttattttatattcaatttctgccaatagatccctttaaCCTAAATCTTACCCACTGGACCCttaaatgaaaaagtgaaatagCCCCCCCCTAACCCTGTAACACACCAGACCTCCCGTGAGAAATATTGACAAAACTGGTCCGAGGTTCCACCTCATGCCAAAACCCTCACTCAGAATATTATCTCCTGTATcccatttctctttcattcactGCAAACTCCTGTCAGCCACTTAACCCACAccaatgtgtgtctgtgtgcgctaTTTGTGGTCCATTTCTCCACTTGGCTGCCACTCTGGCCCTGCCCGACTGCAGGCATCTGAACTGGAGTGAAAGAAATATGGAACGACAGAAGCctggagagaggggaaagaggagggagaagagggacagaggggaAGGTGGGAAGACACCACCACGAAGAGTGGAGGGCAGAATGAAAAGAGGTGGACGAGAAGCAGAAGAGATTAATTGTTAAAacaggaagagggggagagagggggagaaaaaagaaaagagaatcctaaaggaggaggaggatgcatCAGTATCTGAGCTGTGggggaataaaaaaatgatggTTTAGGTAAGGGTTAGATTTAGATTAGGTTAGGTCAAGGTTAAAGTTAGATTAGGGTAGGTCAAGGTTTACGATAAGGGTgagggttaggcaagtagtaactatgtttaaggttagagtaagtgtccaggaaatcaatgtaagtcaatgtcctctgaagtcatggagacacgactgtgcgtgcgtgtgtgcatgtattcTAACCTGGGGCAGTATCTCTCTGGCCAGGCTGAGTGCCTCTCTGTAGGCAGCATCTCCTGTCTGGTTCTGCTCCACTGCTCTGTTTACGAGCCCCATCTCCAGCGCTGCCTGCCCCCCCACACGCTTACCTgataacagagagagagtgtgtgatgcACAAAAGCCCTCGCTACACAACAAGCATCCTGTGCCTATGGGCAACATGTCAGCGTTTCTGCATCACCACCTGTGAAGATGAGCTCTTTGGCCAGAGTGATGCCGACAGTCCTGGGCAGCCGCTGactgccccctgcaggacaaACCACCTCAAGGTCAACTTCCCACAGCCACTTTGTGTCTCTCAGTTTAGAATCAACTCATTTTTGTGACCTTTGTTCGTCTTACCCGCCCCTGGGAGCAGCCCCCGTGTCGTCTCAATCAGACCCATCTGTGCCGAATAcgctgtaacacacacacacacaggacacacacacaggacacacacacacagaggacagttGAAGGTCTGAGCAGCAAAGGGCCATTAAGCTATAGGGACGGCACAAAGTCTGACTGATGACTCTttcagagcaacacacacaagcacctgCTCACCTAGCTTGTCAgccctcagccaatcacagatcGGCCTAATATAGCCTATCAGATTCAGCGTCATGAACAGCTGAGCAGATGTGTGGCCCGCTGCAGCTATCATTAGTCCCTGAGCTCATCAGACGATCATTAATAGTGGGTCTCCAAATGTCACCGTGTCAGGAACGACAACAGACTTGTTTTTAGCCTGTGTGTTATAGTGTGTTTACATGAATGCACCATTCCAGGAAATATAAGAAGCGTCAGGTTATGCTTTTCTCCTCACAATCCAAGATGGGCTGTTAATGATTGACCAATTTTTGTTAAGGGttattatgtgttttatgtattCAGTGCTAAAACAACATTCTATACACGTCTATATTTAACTAGAAGAGATTTTAGGGCCCGGATGATGTGATGGTTTgaagattacattttaaaatagtaaaataaacataatgttcttcttcttaaCTTCCTACATTGTTAATCATTCTCGTGTCCCCACATCCAGGTGGAGAGCCACTGTCTGTATCTACAATGAATGAGGGAGTTGTCAGTCTAGTCAAGAGGAATGGTCCCGAGGGATGTTTCTATTCTCCACCATACTATTGTCAGTCAGCCACTGATCTAATATGACTGGATCTTTGACAGCTGTGAAGCAGACTCGACATGGCCTCTCTAACTCCATTAATGTCACCTGAAGCGAGAGAGAAATGTAGAAGGTATCCACACGTGAAGCTGCCTCTCCAGATCTAGGTTGACAAGTGAAGGTTCAGCCGTCACTCACCAGCAGTGCGGAGGTCACAGGCCAGGGCGAGCTCCAGTCCACCTCCCAGGGCAACGCCATCCACGGCTGCGATGGTTGGCATGGGCAACGATGCTACACAGACATCAAAACAAAGAGAGGACAGCTCACAAGTGTGTACACACATCCAGGGAACAACCAAGATGAGACTAATCATCCAACCATCTTTCTGGTCTCTTACCGATCTGAGTCATGAGCGAACGAAGGCCGTGAACGAACAGGTCCGACTCAGAGTTGTTCATCAACGCTCTCTCTTTCAGGTCGGCACCTACAAACGGGCAGCATCACACATGATGCAGAAAGGATTTGATCAAGCGTGTAGACGCCCGGCAGGTGAAAGATGTTTCAGATGTCACGTACCTGCACAGAAAACCCTGGGGACTAAACTCCTGAAGACGACCACTCGCACCGAGGAGTCAGTGGACAGAGTGGACACCAGCTCCCTCATCTGTACTCAAAGGACACAGtggtctcagtgtgtgtgtgcgtgtgcgtgcatgtgatgTAAGAGTCTGCTCacctgtgacacaaacacatggccCAGAGCGTTTTTTGCCTTGTGTTGACACATCACCACCTCCACGATTCCTGAAGAGAAGAAagcaacaggaggaagagaagccaACAATCAATAGAGATGTGCCAATACCAGCATCGGATATCCCTTTGATTCTGCCAAAAATGCTGGATCGGGCATCCACGGTCTTTAAAGTTAAGTTATTTTCCaatccttcttttctttcttctgcagcCACTGGCAAGTACAGTTTTTATAGCAGCGAAGAGGAGATCTTTGATGGTGCAGCATTAGCCAGAGCTGGTTAAGATGTTGGAAATTTGGCACTAGTGTTGCCAATTACCACACTATCAATCTCAAGCACTTTAACAGCTTTTAAAGGAGCTAATTGCTCTTTATTCCtagatttattcatttgtgttcTTTCTCAATTATTCCCATAAAATTAGACAATAAAAGAAGTTCTACTGCATTCATTCTcattatgtatttgtttttcagaagGTTTAACCTGAGCTAGACCATAAAAAAGACCATACAACAGATAAATGCACTGGAATCGGAACGCTACTCGGTATTGGCCGATACGCATCGGAATCGGTATCGAGAACATCTGTAACAATCAATAgttcattaaatattttttaccaATTTAATGTTTTCGTTTTTGATTACAGCACTTTATCTTTTCCACCGTTATCTCGTGTCCGTTATCTTGTTTAATATCACATGTTGTAAAAGTATATTGCAGCACAGATTCCTGTTAAGAGCAGGACGTATTAAGGTCATATGGATTTCCGGGAATAGTTTACCAAATTccatattaattataataataatcatgattatTATACAACTGTGGGGAAATAGTCTGTTCTTCAAAAAGCATCCAGTAGGAAAGTATAGACATTTGACATTGGCAGGAGACGGGTCAAACTGGGTTTGTGTGATAATTTGATGGCGTTTTGGTCAGAGTGAATTGAAACGATGTTACAAAACATGAAATCTTCCTCCCTACCATCGTCTCCCTCCTCTAACCGCTTCAAATCCACCTCTGCACGATCCGCCGCCTCCGTGTGCTGCCAGCGGCGGTGAGCGCGACTGTGTCCCGCTAAAGGGAGCCTGACACCGGCCAGTATTCGCGCTCCGTCCCGCTGAATCAGATGGGAGGTTCGGATGTGCGTTCCCCGCAGAATTGC harbors:
- the echdc2 gene encoding enoyl-CoA hydratase domain-containing protein 2, mitochondrial, with the protein product MTTLLRRVPGPRGPLWRCLGAILRGTHIRTSHLIQRDGARILAGVRLPLAGHSRAHRRWQHTEAADRAEVDLKRLEEGDDGIVEVVMCQHKAKNALGHVFVSQMRELVSTLSTDSSVRVVVFRSLVPRVFCAGADLKERALMNNSESDLFVHGLRSLMTQIASLPMPTIAAVDGVALGGGLELALACDLRTAAYSAQMGLIETTRGLLPGAGGSQRLPRTVGITLAKELIFTGKRVGGQAALEMGLVNRAVEQNQTGDAAYREALSLAREILPQAPIAVRMAKEALNRGVEVDITSAMAIERMCYAQVIPTRDRREGMAAFIEKRPPRYTGE